In Dyadobacter subterraneus, a single genomic region encodes these proteins:
- a CDS encoding ArsR/SmtB family transcription factor → MNQPRRDVFQAIADPTRREIINLLSGKSMNLNAVVEKFEMSRPAVAKHIRILTECGLVVVKTQGREKHIKADLKKLKQVSDWTEKYSRFWTEKLDALGDFLDQEDNQS, encoded by the coding sequence ATGAATCAACCACGGAGAGACGTTTTCCAGGCCATTGCCGATCCTACGAGAAGGGAAATTATCAATTTGCTGTCTGGCAAATCTATGAATCTGAATGCAGTGGTTGAAAAATTTGAAATGAGCCGGCCGGCCGTAGCAAAACATATTCGTATTCTGACCGAATGCGGGTTAGTTGTTGTAAAAACACAGGGCCGTGAAAAACATATCAAAGCAGATCTGAAAAAGCTTAAACAGGTTTCTGACTGGACAGAAAAATATAGTCGCTTCTGGACCGAAAAGCTGGATGCTTTGGGCGATTTTTTGGATCAGGAAGACAATCAATCTTAA
- a CDS encoding SRPBCC family protein — protein MKTENEKTEPFVIERTYNATADKVWQAISDNEKMKQWYFDIEDFKPEVGFEFVFYGGTEEKSFKHICKVTEVVVGRKLAHTWRYDGYPGDSTVTWELFPEGDKTRVRLTHEGLETFPDMEEFKKENFAMGWTEITGKMLKEFVEEN, from the coding sequence ATGAAAACAGAAAATGAGAAAACCGAACCATTTGTCATAGAGCGAACTTACAATGCCACGGCAGATAAAGTCTGGCAGGCCATTTCCGACAACGAAAAGATGAAACAGTGGTATTTTGATATCGAAGACTTCAAGCCTGAAGTTGGTTTTGAATTTGTTTTTTATGGCGGTACCGAAGAAAAATCTTTCAAACATATCTGCAAGGTCACCGAAGTTGTAGTAGGCAGAAAACTGGCTCATACCTGGCGGTACGATGGCTATCCGGGAGATTCCACGGTAACCTGGGAATTATTTCCCGAAGGAGATAAAACCAGAGTGAGGCTTACACACGAAGGCCTCGAAACATTCCCTGATATGGAAGAATTCAAAAAAGAAAACTTCGCCATGGGCTGGACCGAAATTACAGGAAAAATGCTTAAAGAATTTGTTGAAGAAAACTGA
- a CDS encoding glycosyltransferase family 117 protein codes for MKNFNRINNLTGWIVFAIAFLTYALTMEQTASFWDCGEFIACAFKLQVPHPPGAPFFLLIGRIFSMLALGNVSKVAFWVNMLSVLCSAFTILFLYWTITLLAAKLIGKKNESLTTSEIILVTGSGIVGALAYAWSDSFWFSAVEAEVYAMSSFFTAIVIWAVFKWERIEDPAEENRWLIFIAYLTGISIGVHLLNLVTIPALALVYYFKKYPKPTVLGGMLAFTGGLVVLAIINSGIIPGLPGLAGKFEIFFVNNFGFPYKSGVIAFVILFLGSLVWAIRFSHRQEKILLNTCLLSFAFVLIGYASYLMVLVRSEYNPPINENDPSDVLSFVSYLKREQYGSRPLLYGPSFTSKPISQKPESTVYAKKDGKYVIQGHRYDYDYEPGSSMLFPRMYSTQPGHPQLYQQMTGLAEGQKPTMVQNLSFLFSHQLGHMYWRYFLWNFVGRESDEEGAGTMLPWDISRNYPSSIAQNRGHNNFLMLPLLLGFAGIIALYFKRKKDLLVLGLLFILTGVALVIYLNSPPIEPRERDYIYVGSFYIFCIWIGLGVVALANGLQKWVLNSSKTAVFASALGLVIPAIMVAQGWDNHNRSNRYHSVDFAKNLLNSCAPNAILFTGGDNDTFPLWYVQEVEGFRTDVRVCVQTFLGIDWYIRQLKRKMNKSEALPLSLDTNSYAFGKNDYLPFYEIPSVKSGINLKEYLQLIQQQNRAIQVPLTSGEMASILPSSILFLPVNTKEVEKMNIIKKDLMPMLSDSMSWKIGDKDLYKSDLVMLDIIASNNWKRPIYFSSTMGSSNNLGLKEYMQLEGYTYRLLPVRIPGASDGYVNSDIMYNNLMNKMFWRELDNKNTYYDPAYLGSPVATARIAFLRLTNQLIAENRKEEAKKVINKALTVMPDKSIPYDQISSNYIGLLFELGENKKALDTAKTMALRANENLEFAKKNDVSKSRDINTDLYILQTIVHECREAKQEAAAMEYDTIFQKHLLAFNLYSKQEE; via the coding sequence ATGAAAAATTTTAACCGTATTAATAACCTGACGGGCTGGATTGTCTTCGCCATAGCCTTCCTGACTTACGCACTCACGATGGAGCAGACAGCGAGTTTTTGGGATTGCGGTGAATTCATTGCCTGTGCTTTTAAATTGCAGGTGCCGCATCCGCCAGGAGCTCCTTTTTTTCTACTAATAGGTAGAATTTTTTCTATGTTGGCACTGGGCAATGTTTCCAAAGTTGCTTTCTGGGTCAATATGCTTTCTGTATTATGCAGCGCCTTCACAATTCTTTTTCTATACTGGACAATCACATTACTCGCAGCAAAGCTGATTGGAAAGAAAAATGAATCGTTGACAACCAGCGAAATTATTCTTGTCACCGGCTCCGGTATCGTCGGTGCGCTGGCTTACGCCTGGTCTGATTCATTCTGGTTTTCTGCTGTTGAAGCGGAGGTATACGCCATGTCGTCCTTTTTTACAGCCATTGTAATCTGGGCAGTTTTTAAATGGGAGCGGATAGAAGATCCGGCTGAGGAGAACCGCTGGCTGATATTTATTGCATACCTGACCGGAATTTCAATTGGTGTACATTTATTAAATCTTGTTACGATTCCCGCCCTGGCGCTGGTCTATTATTTCAAAAAATATCCCAAACCCACAGTTTTGGGAGGAATGCTCGCTTTTACGGGAGGACTTGTGGTGCTGGCCATTATTAATTCCGGTATTATTCCCGGTCTGCCCGGACTGGCCGGAAAATTTGAAATTTTCTTTGTAAACAATTTTGGTTTTCCCTACAAATCGGGTGTAATCGCTTTCGTTATTTTATTTCTGGGTTCGCTGGTTTGGGCAATCCGGTTTTCGCACCGACAAGAAAAAATTCTACTTAATACCTGTCTGCTTTCGTTTGCGTTTGTCTTGATAGGTTATGCCTCTTATCTGATGGTTCTGGTTCGTTCGGAATACAATCCGCCGATAAATGAAAATGATCCAAGTGATGTTTTGAGCTTTGTATCCTATTTAAAAAGAGAGCAGTACGGAAGTCGTCCATTGTTATATGGTCCTTCTTTTACATCTAAACCCATCAGTCAGAAACCCGAATCCACAGTATACGCTAAAAAGGATGGAAAATATGTAATCCAGGGTCATCGCTACGACTATGATTATGAACCGGGAAGCAGTATGCTTTTTCCCCGCATGTATAGCACGCAGCCAGGGCACCCGCAGCTTTACCAACAGATGACAGGATTGGCAGAAGGCCAAAAACCAACCATGGTACAAAATCTTTCTTTTTTGTTTTCTCATCAGCTGGGTCACATGTACTGGCGCTATTTTCTTTGGAATTTTGTCGGCCGGGAAAGTGATGAGGAAGGTGCAGGGACGATGCTGCCATGGGATATTTCCAGGAATTATCCATCCTCAATAGCGCAGAACCGCGGGCATAACAATTTTTTAATGTTGCCTCTGCTTTTAGGATTTGCCGGAATAATTGCTCTTTATTTTAAAAGAAAAAAAGATCTACTGGTACTCGGCTTATTGTTTATTCTGACTGGCGTAGCACTCGTTATTTACCTTAATTCGCCGCCGATTGAGCCCCGTGAGCGTGACTATATTTATGTAGGTTCATTTTATATTTTCTGCATATGGATTGGTCTGGGCGTGGTTGCGCTCGCAAACGGACTGCAAAAATGGGTTTTAAATAGTTCTAAAACTGCTGTTTTTGCAAGTGCTTTGGGTTTGGTAATTCCTGCGATTATGGTTGCCCAGGGCTGGGATAATCACAACCGTAGCAACCGTTATCATTCCGTAGATTTTGCGAAAAATCTCCTGAACTCCTGTGCCCCAAATGCGATTTTGTTCACTGGCGGCGATAATGATACTTTTCCGCTATGGTATGTTCAGGAAGTTGAAGGGTTTAGAACAGATGTGCGGGTTTGCGTGCAGACATTTCTGGGTATTGACTGGTACATCAGGCAGCTGAAAAGGAAAATGAATAAATCGGAAGCGCTGCCGCTTTCGCTGGATACCAATAGTTATGCTTTTGGAAAAAATGATTACCTGCCTTTTTATGAAATTCCAAGTGTGAAATCCGGAATCAATTTGAAAGAATACCTCCAACTGATCCAGCAGCAAAACCGGGCCATTCAGGTTCCACTAACCAGTGGTGAAATGGCTTCGATTTTACCTTCTTCTATTCTTTTTCTACCGGTAAATACGAAAGAAGTTGAAAAAATGAATATTATCAAAAAGGATCTTATGCCGATGCTGAGCGATTCCATGAGTTGGAAGATTGGTGACAAAGATTTGTATAAAAGTGATCTCGTTATGCTTGATATCATTGCCAGCAATAACTGGAAAAGGCCAATCTACTTTTCGAGCACGATGGGCAGTTCAAATAATCTTGGTTTGAAGGAATATATGCAGCTTGAAGGATATACTTACAGATTACTTCCTGTGCGTATTCCGGGGGCGTCTGACGGATATGTAAACTCGGATATAATGTATAACAACCTGATGAACAAGATGTTTTGGCGTGAACTGGATAACAAAAATACTTATTACGATCCGGCTTATCTTGGTTCCCCCGTTGCCACAGCCCGCATAGCTTTTTTGCGTCTGACGAATCAGCTTATCGCTGAAAACAGGAAAGAAGAAGCAAAAAAAGTGATCAATAAAGCCCTGACTGTTATGCCGGACAAAAGCATTCCATACGATCAGATTTCCTCCAATTATATCGGTTTGCTTTTTGAATTGGGAGAAAACAAAAAAGCGCTCGATACTGCCAAAACCATGGCGCTGAGGGCAAATGAAAATCTGGAATTTGCCAAAAAGAATGATGTTTCAAAAAGTCGTGATATTAATACGGACCTTTATATTTTACAAACCATCGTCCACGAATGCAGGGAAGCGAAACAGGAAGCGGCGGCAATGGAATACGATACCATTTTTCAGAAGCATCTGTTAGCCTTCAATTTATATAGTAAACAAGAAGAGTAA
- a CDS encoding tetratricopeptide repeat protein, with the protein MLEFLVVVSLVGYIYYLRNYADLRTKSEKEAAGLQEGIKLYNESQIEKAFEYFDQKIKAKPKSSFAYLYRALCYKKLGNVAAAKNDLITGLSYDGTLSPLHLEKGKIEFEGQLLRDALESFDKAVLYDGDEHESTYHWRGLTYQALGRDIEAQKDFLKESDILKQKLTASPVATKPKEPFLDKRLAINSVLIIATSVLVIVIIKKSDGIHLPFLLAVFSAISIGIVEPVKGWILAIFQCILLVAGYFLFTDLPENAGRQEVESFSLYGSCVLTFAGSFIGAFLKRAVIAG; encoded by the coding sequence ATGCTCGAATTTCTGGTTGTTGTTTCACTGGTCGGCTACATATATTATTTGCGGAATTATGCGGATTTGAGAACCAAATCTGAGAAAGAAGCCGCCGGATTACAGGAAGGAATTAAGCTATACAATGAATCACAAATCGAAAAAGCTTTTGAATATTTCGACCAGAAAATAAAGGCAAAACCAAAATCCAGTTTCGCCTATCTATACCGTGCACTTTGTTACAAAAAACTTGGTAATGTTGCTGCCGCCAAAAATGATTTGATTACCGGCCTGAGTTATGATGGAACATTGTCGCCACTACATCTGGAAAAGGGTAAAATTGAATTTGAAGGTCAGTTACTGAGGGATGCGCTGGAATCTTTTGACAAAGCGGTTTTATATGACGGCGATGAGCATGAATCGACTTACCACTGGCGCGGGTTGACGTATCAGGCGCTTGGAAGGGATATCGAAGCGCAAAAAGACTTTTTGAAAGAAAGTGACATTTTGAAGCAAAAACTAACAGCCAGCCCAGTTGCAACCAAGCCAAAAGAACCATTTCTGGACAAGCGATTGGCTATAAATTCTGTCCTGATTATTGCAACCAGTGTTTTGGTGATCGTCATCATCAAAAAATCGGATGGTATTCATTTGCCGTTTTTACTTGCAGTTTTTTCAGCCATTTCAATAGGTATTGTTGAACCGGTTAAAGGCTGGATTCTGGCTATTTTTCAATGTATTTTATTGGTAGCAGGTTATTTTTTATTTACCGATCTTCCTGAAAATGCTGGTCGTCAGGAAGTGGAAAGTTTCAGTTTATATGGAAGCTGCGTTTTGACTTTTGCAGGAAGCTTTATCGGGGCATTTTTGAAAAGAGCAGTTATCGCTGGTTAA